One Solea senegalensis isolate Sse05_10M linkage group LG21, IFAPA_SoseM_1, whole genome shotgun sequence DNA segment encodes these proteins:
- the LOC122758619 gene encoding hemojuvelin-like translates to MSEPGGSPGAASCRILRCNSDFVAATLDLGGGSGVGGVRPPDGATAVSRAVVNAGYCGALRSYATCTKRMARACRGDLAYHSAVQGIEDLLIQHRCPRAGPTPQPRPLPQGTLSADDCLYERSFLSREGRVPEYVHCGVFGDPHVRTFNDDFQTCDVQGAWPLIDNEYLFVQATSSPMKAETPIMGRSTALTKITVIFKNMRECVEQQLYQAELDNVPAAFADGSVSSGEWRGHRSLTVSTQSPGRHAEIRASHIGTLLVVRQSGRSLGLSVLSPRGVTQAFGPEQDLQLCVWGCPASQRLNTLRPPQPPPPQSSLPASISAHAHCAALLPARDVYYQACVFDLITSGDLNSSTAAVTALHDARHMISEQETVHLSLVAAARHRRPPPHLTLLLLTLGMLGIVSRA, encoded by the exons ATGTCAGAACCCGGAGGTTCTCcag GTGCAGCTTCCTGTCGTATCCTCAGGTGTAACTCTGACTTCGTGGCTGCGACGCTGGACCTGGGTGGCGGCAGTGGAGTAGGAGGAGTCAGACCACCAGATGGCGCCACAGCTGTGAGCAGAGCAGTGGTGAACGCTGGTTACTGCGGCGCCCTGCGATCCTACGCCACGTGCACCAAGCGGATGGCGAGGGCGTGTCGGGGCGACCTGGCGTACCACTCTGCGGTTCAGGGCATCGAGGACCTGCTGATCCAGCACCGCTGTCCCCGGGCGGGGCCCACGccacagccccgccccctccctcaGGGAACCCTGTCAGCAGACGACTGCCTCTACGAGCGCAGCTTCCTGAGCAGAGAAGGTCGCGTGCCGGAGTACGTGCACTGCGGCGTGTTCGGGGACCCGCACGTCCGAACGTTCAATGACGATTTCCAGACGTGCGACgtgcagggggcgtggcctctCATAGATAATGAATACCTGTTTGTTCAAGCCACCAGTTCACCGATGAAGGCGGAAACGCCCATTATGGGGAGGAGCACAGCGCTCACCAAG ATCACAGTCATCTTTAAGAACATGCGTGAGTGCGTGGAGCAGCAGTTGTACCAGGCCGAGCTCGATAACGTGCCCGCGGCGTTCGCCGACGGCTCGGTGTCCAGCGGCGAGTGGCGAGGTCACCGCAGCCTGACGGTCAGCACGCAGAGTCCGGGTCGACACGCTGAGATCCGAGCGTCTCACATCGGCACGCTGCTGGTGGTGCGTCAGAGCGGACGCTCCCTCGGCCTGTCCGTCCTGTCGCCGCGCGGCGTCACGCAGGCTTTTGGCCCCGAACAGgacctgcagctgtgtgtgtggggatgccCCGCCTCCCAGAGACTCAACACGCTCCGCCCACCGCAGCCACCACCACCGCAGTCCTCTCTGCCCGCCTCCATCAGTGCCCACGCCCACTGCGCTGCGCTGCTTCCTGCTCGAGACGTCTACTACCAGGCCTGCGTGTTTGACCTGATCACCAGCGGCGACCTGAACTCCAGCACCGCCGCCGTCACCGCGCTGCACGACGCACGTCACATGATCTCTGAGCAGGAAACCGTTCACCTGTCACTGGTTGCCGCTGCGCGACACCGCCGCCCACCTCCACACCTGACGCTGCTACTGCTGACACTCGGCATGCTGGGAATTGTGAGCAGAGCCTAA